From a region of the Neisseria subflava genome:
- the cysK gene encoding cysteine synthase A — MKIANNITELIGNTPLVKLNRLTEGLKAQIAVKLEFFNPGSSVKDRIAEAMIEAAEQAGKINKDTVIVEATSGNTGIGLAMVCAARGYKLAITMPESMSKERKMLLRAFGAELILTPAAEGMAGAIAKAQSLVDEHPDTYFMPRQFDNEANPEVHRKTTAEEIWRDTDGKVDIFVAGVGTGGTITGVGEVLKKYKPEVQIVAVEPEASPVLSGGEKGPHPIQGLGAGFIPSVLNTTVYDSISKVPNEAAFETARAMAEKEGILVGISSGAAVWSALQLAKKPENEGKLIVVLLPSYGERYLSTPLFADLA; from the coding sequence ATGAAAATTGCAAATAATATTACCGAGCTGATCGGCAACACACCTCTGGTGAAACTGAACCGCCTGACCGAAGGTTTAAAAGCGCAAATCGCCGTTAAACTTGAATTTTTCAATCCGGGCAGCAGCGTAAAAGACCGTATTGCCGAAGCCATGATTGAAGCGGCCGAGCAAGCCGGTAAAATCAATAAAGATACCGTTATCGTTGAGGCGACCAGCGGCAATACCGGTATCGGTTTGGCAATGGTGTGTGCGGCCCGCGGTTATAAATTGGCCATCACCATGCCTGAAAGCATGAGTAAAGAACGCAAAATGCTGCTGCGTGCGTTTGGTGCAGAATTGATTTTGACTCCTGCTGCCGAAGGTATGGCAGGCGCTATTGCCAAAGCCCAATCTTTAGTGGACGAACATCCAGATACTTATTTCATGCCGCGCCAATTTGATAACGAGGCTAATCCTGAAGTTCACCGTAAAACCACTGCCGAAGAGATTTGGCGTGATACAGACGGTAAAGTGGATATTTTCGTGGCCGGTGTGGGTACGGGCGGTACAATTACCGGCGTGGGCGAAGTGTTGAAAAAATACAAACCCGAAGTTCAAATCGTGGCTGTCGAGCCTGAAGCTTCCCCAGTATTGAGCGGTGGCGAGAAAGGTCCGCATCCGATTCAAGGTTTGGGTGCAGGCTTTATCCCCAGCGTTTTGAATACGACTGTTTACGATAGCATTTCCAAAGTACCTAACGAGGCAGCGTTTGAAACTGCGCGCGCTATGGCCGAAAAAGAAGGCATTTTGGTGGGTATTTCTTCAGGTGCCGCAGTATGGAGCGCATTGCAACTGGCTAAAAAACCTGAAAACGAAGGTAAGCTGATCGTTGTCTTGTTGCCATCATATGGCGAACGCTATCTTTCTACACCTCTGTTTGCCGATTTGGCATAA
- the sdhD gene encoding succinate dehydrogenase, hydrophobic membrane anchor protein: MVERKLTGAHYGLRDWAMQRATAVIMLVYTVVLLVVLFTLPKEYSAWQAFFDQTWVKVFTQVSFLAVFLHAWVGIRDLWMDYIKPFGVRLFLQVATIVWLVGCLVYSVKVIWG; this comes from the coding sequence ATGGTAGAACGTAAATTGACAGGTGCGCATTACGGTTTGCGCGATTGGGCAATGCAACGTGCAACTGCGGTCATCATGTTGGTGTACACCGTAGTTCTTTTGGTTGTTTTGTTCACATTGCCTAAAGAATATTCGGCATGGCAGGCATTTTTTGATCAAACTTGGGTGAAGGTATTTACCCAAGTGAGCTTCTTGGCCGTATTCCTGCATGCATGGGTAGGTATCCGCGATTTGTGGATGGACTACATTAAGCCTTTCGGCGTGCGTTTGTTTTTACAAGTTGCCACCATCGTTTGGTTGGTAGGCTGCTTGGTGTATTCAGTTAAAGTAATTTGGGGGTAA
- the sdhA gene encoding succinate dehydrogenase flavoprotein subunit yields MGFPVRKFDAVIVGGGGAGLRAALQLSKSGLNCAVLSKVFPTRSHTVAAQGGISASLGNVQEDRWDWHMYDTVKGSDWLGDQDAIEFMCRAAPEAVIELEHMGMPFDRVESGKIYQRPFGGHTAEHGKRAVERACAVADRTGHAMLHTLYQQNVRANTQFFVEWTAQDLIRDENGDVVGVTAMEMETGEVYIFHAKAVMFATGGGGRIYASSTNAYMNTGDGLGICARAGIPLEDMEFWQFHPTGVAGAGVLITEGVRGEGGILLNADGERFMERYAPTVKDLASRDVVSRAMAMEIYEGRGCGKNKDHVLLKIDHIGAEKIMEKLPGIREISIQFAGIDPIKDPIPVVPTTHYMMGGIPTNYHGEVVVPQGEDYEVPVKGLYAAGECACASVHGANRLGTNSLLDLVVFGKAAGDSMIKFIQEQSDWKPLPANAGELTRQRIERLDNQTGGENVDALRRELQRSVQLHAGVFRTDEILSKGVREIMAIAERVKRTEIKDKSKVWNTARIEALELDNLIEVAKATLVSAEARKESRGAHASDDHPERDDENWMKHTLYHSDTNTLSYKPVHTKPLSVEYIKPAKRVY; encoded by the coding sequence ATGGGTTTTCCTGTTCGCAAGTTTGATGCCGTGATTGTTGGCGGTGGTGGTGCAGGTTTACGCGCAGCCCTCCAATTGTCTAAATCCGGCCTGAATTGTGCTGTTTTGTCTAAAGTCTTCCCAACCCGTTCTCATACTGTAGCGGCTCAAGGTGGTATTTCTGCTTCATTGGGTAATGTGCAGGAAGACCGTTGGGATTGGCACATGTACGATACCGTAAAAGGTTCCGACTGGTTGGGTGACCAAGATGCGATTGAGTTTATGTGTCGCGCCGCGCCTGAAGCCGTAATTGAGTTGGAACACATGGGTATGCCTTTTGACCGTGTGGAAAGTGGCAAAATATACCAACGTCCTTTCGGTGGCCATACTGCCGAACATGGTAAACGTGCGGTAGAACGTGCATGTGCGGTTGCCGACCGTACCGGTCATGCGATGTTGCATACTTTGTACCAACAAAACGTCCGTGCCAATACACAATTCTTTGTGGAATGGACAGCGCAAGATTTGATTCGTGATGAAAATGGCGACGTAGTCGGTGTAACTGCCATGGAAATGGAAACCGGCGAGGTTTATATTTTCCACGCTAAAGCTGTGATGTTTGCTACCGGTGGTGGCGGTCGTATTTATGCTTCTTCTACCAATGCTTATATGAATACCGGTGACGGTTTGGGTATTTGTGCCCGTGCAGGTATTCCGTTGGAAGACATGGAATTCTGGCAATTCCACCCGACTGGTGTAGCCGGTGCTGGTGTATTGATTACCGAGGGTGTGCGCGGTGAGGGTGGTATTCTGTTGAATGCCGATGGCGAACGCTTTATGGAACGTTATGCTCCAACCGTAAAAGACTTGGCTTCCCGTGACGTGGTTTCCCGCGCAATGGCAATGGAAATCTACGAAGGTCGCGGTTGCGGTAAAAACAAAGACCACGTATTGCTGAAAATCGACCATATCGGTGCAGAAAAAATTATGGAAAAACTGCCGGGCATCCGCGAGATTTCCATTCAGTTTGCTGGTATTGACCCAATTAAAGACCCGATTCCTGTTGTGCCGACTACTCACTACATGATGGGCGGTATTCCGACCAACTACCATGGCGAAGTTGTTGTTCCGCAAGGTGAAGATTACGAAGTGCCTGTAAAAGGTCTGTATGCAGCAGGTGAGTGTGCATGTGCTTCCGTACACGGTGCGAACCGCTTGGGTACCAACTCCCTGTTGGACTTGGTGGTATTCGGTAAAGCTGCCGGCGACAGCATGATTAAATTCATCCAAGAGCAAAGCGACTGGAAACCTCTGCCTGCTAATGCCGGTGAATTGACCCGCCAACGTATCGAGCGTTTGGATAACCAAACCGGTGGCGAAAACGTTGATGCATTGCGTCGCGAACTGCAACGCTCTGTACAACTGCATGCCGGCGTGTTCCGTACCGATGAGATTCTGAGCAAAGGCGTTCGAGAAATCATGGCGATTGCCGAGCGCGTGAAACGTACTGAAATCAAAGATAAGAGCAAAGTGTGGAATACCGCGCGTATCGAAGCTTTGGAATTGGATAATCTGATTGAAGTAGCGAAAGCGACTTTGGTGTCCGCCGAAGCGCGTAAAGAATCGCGTGGTGCACACGCTTCAGACGACCATCCTGAGCGCGATGACGAAAACTGGATGAAACATACCCTGTATCATTCAGATACCAATACTTTGTCTTACAAACCGGTACATACCAAGCCTTTGAGCGTGGAATACATCAAACCGGCCAAACGCGTTTATTGA
- a CDS encoding YkvA family protein, translating into MTHSPHQNTPNPEDYIPSFRRRNLDASGFMKKLGRFAGRLGKPVVRQLYALYYLWKSEHTPKRAKMIIVGALVYFLSPIDSIPDLLIPFGFSDDIAVIALVYSQMKNYLTEDIQEKARQAADKLFGS; encoded by the coding sequence ATGACACACTCTCCTCATCAAAACACACCCAATCCGGAAGACTACATCCCCTCCTTCCGCCGTCGAAACTTGGACGCATCCGGCTTTATGAAAAAACTCGGACGCTTTGCCGGCCGCCTGGGCAAACCTGTCGTCCGACAGCTTTATGCACTTTATTACCTTTGGAAATCCGAACACACACCCAAACGGGCCAAAATGATTATTGTCGGCGCACTGGTTTATTTCCTCAGCCCTATCGACAGCATTCCCGACCTTCTGATTCCATTTGGCTTCAGCGATGACATTGCCGTCATTGCGTTGGTTTATTCTCAGATGAAAAACTATCTGACCGAAGATATTCAAGAAAAGGCCCGTCAAGCGGCTGACAAGCTGTTTGGTTCTTAA
- a CDS encoding membrane lipoprotein lipid attachment site-containing protein yields MKKYILPILAVAALAGCESIYVPTLKEVPVRPTNVKKPKADSQVSATGYHLAPSHWADVSKIHDEARRLSTQVSQGSLTKVQAAQYLNRFRIQQVGRNSVDDSMYEVYLRSAVDSQRGEITTEQSKQYIQGALRGWQQRWKNMDTKPSNPAFTNFLMEVMGMQPLK; encoded by the coding sequence ATGAAAAAATACATTCTTCCTATCCTTGCTGTAGCGGCACTTGCCGGTTGTGAATCGATTTATGTTCCAACATTGAAAGAAGTGCCAGTTCGACCAACCAACGTTAAGAAACCTAAGGCTGATTCACAAGTTTCAGCTACCGGTTATCATTTGGCTCCTTCGCATTGGGCAGATGTTTCCAAGATTCATGATGAAGCACGTCGCTTGAGTACCCAAGTGAGCCAAGGTAGTCTGACCAAAGTTCAGGCTGCACAATATTTGAACCGCTTCCGTATCCAACAAGTGGGACGCAACTCTGTCGATGACAGTATGTATGAAGTTTATCTGCGTTCCGCCGTTGACAGCCAACGTGGTGAAATTACTACCGAGCAATCCAAACAGTACATCCAAGGTGCTTTGCGCGGTTGGCAGCAACGTTGGAAAAACATGGATACCAAGCCAAGCAATCCTGCGTTTACCAACTTCCTGATGGAAGTGATGGGTATGCAGCCTTTGAAATAA
- a CDS encoding succinate dehydrogenase iron-sulfur subunit: protein MEKMSFEIYRYNPDVDAKPYMQRYELELEPTDVKLLDALVRLKARDDTLSFRRSCREGICGSDGMNINGKNGLACLTDLRGLKQPVKIRPLPGLPVIRDLIVDMTQFFKQYHSIKPYVVNDNPIDADKERLQTQEERKELDGLYECILCACCSTACPSFWWNPDKFVGPSGLLNAYRFIADSRDTITNERLDNLNDPYRLFRCHTIMNCVDVCPKHLNPTRAIGKIKEIMLKRAV from the coding sequence ATGGAAAAAATGAGTTTTGAAATTTACCGTTATAACCCGGACGTTGATGCCAAACCTTATATGCAACGTTACGAGTTGGAATTGGAACCAACGGACGTTAAACTTTTGGACGCTTTGGTGCGTCTGAAAGCACGAGATGATACATTGTCTTTCCGCCGTTCTTGCCGCGAAGGTATTTGCGGTTCTGACGGTATGAACATCAACGGCAAAAACGGCTTGGCATGTCTGACCGATCTGCGTGGTTTGAAACAGCCGGTTAAAATCCGCCCTCTGCCAGGTCTGCCTGTTATCCGCGACCTGATTGTGGATATGACCCAATTCTTCAAACAATATCACTCCATCAAACCTTACGTTGTCAACGATAACCCTATCGATGCGGACAAAGAGCGTCTGCAAACTCAGGAAGAGCGTAAAGAGTTGGACGGTTTGTACGAATGTATTTTGTGTGCTTGCTGCTCGACTGCCTGCCCGTCATTCTGGTGGAACCCTGATAAATTCGTTGGTCCGTCTGGTTTGCTGAATGCTTACCGTTTCATTGCGGATAGCCGTGATACCATTACTAACGAGCGTTTGGATAATCTGAACGACCCATACCGTTTGTTCCGTTGCCACACCATTATGAACTGCGTAGACGTATGTCCTAAACACTTGAATCCGACCCGAGCCATCGGTAAGATTAAAGAGATTATGTTGAAACGAGCCGTTTAA
- a CDS encoding succinate dehydrogenase assembly factor 2 — protein MMVFDDIAKRKIRFQTRRGLLELDLIFGRFMEKEFEHLSDQELSEFSEILEFQDQELLALINGHSATDKKHLIPMLEKIRQA, from the coding sequence ATGATGGTTTTTGACGATATTGCCAAACGGAAAATCCGTTTTCAAACCCGCCGGGGATTATTGGAATTAGATTTAATCTTCGGCAGGTTCATGGAAAAAGAATTCGAGCACCTGAGTGATCAGGAGTTGTCCGAATTTTCCGAAATCCTCGAATTTCAAGACCAAGAGTTGCTTGCCTTGATTAACGGACATTCGGCGACGGACAAGAAACACCTGATTCCCATGCTTGAAAAAATCAGACAGGCATGA
- the sdhC gene encoding succinate dehydrogenase, cytochrome b556 subunit has product MSAKSRPVFLEIPNIRLPIPGIVSILHRISGVGLFVMLPVLLYFFSGTLDREASFEAYRSAISNPFVKLILIGLLWAYLHHFFAGIRFLFLDVHKGLELNTARATAKVVFASALILTVVLGALLW; this is encoded by the coding sequence ATGTCCGCCAAATCACGCCCGGTATTTTTGGAAATTCCGAATATCCGATTGCCCATACCGGGGATTGTATCTATTCTTCACCGTATCAGCGGCGTCGGCTTGTTTGTGATGCTGCCTGTTCTCTTGTATTTCTTCTCTGGAACGCTGGATCGCGAAGCGTCGTTTGAAGCATATCGTTCTGCTATCTCCAATCCGTTTGTGAAGCTGATCCTTATCGGTCTGTTGTGGGCATATCTGCACCACTTTTTCGCCGGTATCCGCTTTCTGTTTTTGGATGTACATAAAGGCTTGGAATTAAATACTGCCCGTGCTACTGCTAAAGTTGTATTTGCTTCTGCTTTGATTCTGACCGTCGTTTTGGGAGCTTTGTTATGGTAG
- the gltA gene encoding citrate synthase, which produces MSKSVKLTTPNQETLELPVLEASIGHDVVDIRALTKNTGLFSFDPGFVSTASCESKITYIDGDEGLLYYRGYPIEQLAEKSDYLEVCYLLIYGELPTPEQKKEFDATVSHHTMVHEQLTWFFRGFRRDAHPMAMMVGVVGALSAFYQDSLDITNPEHRKIAIYRLISKIPTIAAMCYRYSNGLPFNYPKNNLSYAENFLHMMFATPCEEYKPNPVLARALDRIFILHADHEQNASTSTVRLAGSSGANPFACIAAGIACLWGASHGGANEAVLKMLDEIGDVSNVAAYMEGVKQRKYRLMGFGHRVYRNMDPRANIMRETCYEVLKELGLEDSPKFKLAMELEQIALKDPFFVERKLYPNVDFYSGIVLSALGIPTEMFTVIFALSRSVGWISHWHEMISDPALKIGRPRQLYTGAERRDYVPVDKR; this is translated from the coding sequence ATGTCTAAATCAGTCAAGCTCACCACCCCAAATCAAGAGACCTTGGAACTGCCAGTATTGGAAGCAAGTATCGGCCATGATGTGGTTGATATTCGTGCTTTGACAAAAAATACAGGTCTGTTTTCCTTCGACCCCGGATTCGTGTCAACTGCAAGTTGCGAATCCAAAATCACTTATATTGATGGCGATGAAGGTCTGTTGTATTACCGTGGTTATCCTATCGAGCAGTTGGCCGAAAAATCCGATTACTTGGAAGTTTGCTACCTGTTGATTTACGGCGAACTGCCTACCCCTGAACAGAAAAAAGAATTTGATGCTACAGTCAGCCACCATACTATGGTGCATGAACAGTTGACTTGGTTCTTCCGCGGTTTCCGTCGCGATGCGCACCCGATGGCGATGATGGTGGGTGTGGTTGGCGCTTTGTCTGCTTTCTATCAAGACAGCTTGGATATTACCAATCCTGAACACCGCAAAATCGCGATTTACCGCTTAATCTCCAAAATTCCGACCATTGCGGCAATGTGTTACCGTTATTCCAACGGTTTGCCGTTCAATTATCCAAAAAATAACCTTTCCTATGCTGAAAACTTCTTGCACATGATGTTTGCGACACCATGTGAAGAATACAAACCTAATCCAGTATTGGCTCGCGCGCTCGACCGCATCTTTATTTTGCATGCCGACCACGAGCAAAACGCTTCTACTTCGACTGTACGTTTGGCCGGCTCTTCTGGTGCAAATCCATTTGCCTGTATCGCTGCCGGTATCGCCTGTCTGTGGGGTGCTTCACACGGCGGTGCAAACGAAGCTGTGTTGAAGATGCTGGACGAAATCGGCGATGTATCTAATGTTGCCGCATACATGGAAGGTGTGAAACAACGCAAATACCGTCTGATGGGCTTCGGTCACCGCGTATACCGCAATATGGATCCACGAGCCAACATCATGCGCGAAACCTGTTATGAAGTCTTGAAAGAATTGGGCTTGGAAGACAGTCCTAAATTCAAGCTGGCGATGGAATTGGAACAAATTGCACTGAAAGACCCATTCTTTGTTGAGCGCAAGCTGTATCCAAACGTCGATTTCTACTCCGGTATCGTCTTGTCCGCATTGGGCATTCCAACTGAAATGTTTACCGTTATCTTCGCATTGTCGCGCAGTGTAGGTTGGATTTCTCATTGGCATGAAATGATTAGCGATCCGGCACTGAAAATCGGTCGCCCACGTCAACTGTATACCGGTGCAGAACGTCGTGATTACGTTCCGGTAGATAAACGCTAA
- a CDS encoding IS5 family transposase, producing MSTFFQQTAQAMIAKHIDRFPLLKLDQVIDWQPIEQYLNRQRTRYLRDHRGRPAYPLLSMFKAVLLGQWHSLSDPELEHSLITRIDFNLFCRFDELSIPDYSTLCRYRNWLAQDNTLSELLELINCQLAEKNLKVEKASAAVVDATIIQTAGSKQRQAIEVDDEGQVSGQTTPSKDKDARWIKKNGLYKLGYKQHTRTDAEGYIEKLHITPANAHECKHLLPLLEGMTVYADKGYVSKENRQHLEEHRLQDGIMRKAHRNRPLSEVQTKRNQYLSKTRYIVEQSFGTLHRKFRYARAAYFGLIKVSAQSHLKAMCLNLLKAANRLSAPVAA from the coding sequence ATGAGCACCTTCTTCCAGCAAACCGCCCAAGCCATGATTGCCAAACACATCGACCGTTTCCCACTATTGAAGTTGGATCAGGTGATTGATTGGCAACCGATCGAACAATACCTGAATCGTCAAAGAACCCGTTACCTCCGAGACCACCGCGGCCGTCCCGCCTATCCCCTGTTGTCCATGTTCAAAGCCGTCCTGCTCGGACAATGGCACAGCCTCTCCGATCCCGAACTCGAACACAGCCTTATTACCCGCATCGATTTCAACCTGTTTTGCCGTTTTGACGAACTGAGCATCCCCGATTACAGCACCTTATGCCGCTACCGTAACTGGCTGGCGCAAGACAATACCCTGTCCGAACTGCTGGAACTGATTAACTGCCAACTGGCCGAGAAAAACCTAAAAGTAGAGAAAGCATCCGCCGCCGTCGTTGACGCCACCATTATTCAGACCGCCGGTAGCAAACAGCGCCAGGCCATAGAAGTCGATGACGAAGGACAAGTCAGCGGCCAAACCACACCGAGCAAAGACAAAGATGCCCGTTGGATAAAGAAAAACGGCCTCTACAAACTCGGTTACAAACAACATACCCGTACCGATGCGGAAGGCTATATCGAGAAACTGCACATTACCCCCGCCAATGCCCATGAGTGCAAACACCTGTTGCCTTTGCTGGAAGGTATGACCGTCTATGCCGATAAAGGCTACGTCAGTAAGGAAAACCGGCAACATCTGGAAGAGCATCGGCTGCAGGACGGCATTATGCGCAAAGCCCACCGCAACCGTCCGCTGTCGGAAGTGCAAACCAAACGTAACCAGTATTTGTCGAAGACCCGTTATATAGTCGAACAAAGCTTCGGTACGTTACACCGTAAATTCCGCTATGCGCGGGCTGCCTATTTCGGGCTGATTAAAGTGAGTGCACAAAGCCATCTGAAGGCGATGTGTTTGAACCTTTTGAAAGCCGCCAACAGGCTAAGTGCGCCTGTTGCCGCCTAA
- the dapF gene encoding diaminopimelate epimerase, which produces MKTLKFTKMHGLGNDFMVVNAINQDFDPLTAPLAQWADRYRGVGFDQFLVVEKPSSDAVDFRYRIFNADGREVEQCGNGARCFARFVADKGLTDKTEILVETAKGIIVPKLLDNGLVTVNMGKPRFMPSEIPFVPAHGENEDALTHIVLVGLESVPVSCVNMGNPHAVILVDNVETAPVEHWGGAIESHEQFPERVNVGFLQIEDELSVRLRVFERGVGETQACGTGACAAVVAGVRNGLLKAGTPVRVTLPGGELFISWEEGGDVQMTGPAETVFEGELQYS; this is translated from the coding sequence ATGAAAACTTTAAAATTTACGAAGATGCACGGCTTGGGCAATGATTTTATGGTGGTCAATGCCATCAATCAGGACTTTGATCCGTTGACTGCGCCGCTTGCCCAATGGGCAGACCGCTATCGCGGCGTGGGTTTTGATCAGTTTTTGGTAGTGGAGAAGCCTTCTTCTGATGCGGTCGATTTTCGGTACCGCATTTTCAATGCCGATGGTCGGGAAGTAGAGCAGTGCGGCAATGGAGCGCGTTGTTTTGCGCGTTTTGTCGCGGATAAGGGTTTGACGGATAAAACGGAAATTTTGGTCGAAACGGCCAAAGGGATTATTGTACCGAAGCTGTTGGATAACGGTTTGGTTACCGTTAATATGGGTAAACCGCGTTTCATGCCGTCTGAAATTCCGTTTGTGCCTGCACATGGTGAAAATGAAGATGCGCTGACACATATTGTCTTAGTCGGTTTGGAGTCTGTACCGGTAAGCTGTGTGAATATGGGTAATCCGCATGCGGTGATTTTGGTTGATAATGTTGAAACCGCACCGGTGGAGCATTGGGGCGGCGCTATTGAATCGCACGAGCAGTTTCCTGAACGGGTCAATGTCGGCTTTTTGCAGATTGAAGATGAATTGTCAGTCCGCCTGCGCGTGTTTGAGCGCGGGGTGGGGGAAACTCAGGCTTGCGGCACTGGAGCGTGTGCGGCGGTGGTGGCAGGCGTGCGCAATGGTTTGCTGAAAGCGGGTACGCCTGTGCGTGTTACTTTGCCTGGCGGCGAATTGTTTATCAGTTGGGAAGAAGGCGGCGATGTGCAAATGACCGGCCCTGCTGAAACCGTTTTTGAAGGCGAGTTGCAGTATTCATGA
- a CDS encoding YbaB/EbfC family nucleoid-associated protein: MFGKAGLGGLMKQAQQMQENMKKAQAKLAETEVEGEAGNGLVKVVMTCSHVVRKLEISPDLIQEAADDKEMLEDLVLAAINAASEKAEETTNKTMGAFTQGLPAGMGDFFR, from the coding sequence ATGTTCGGAAAAGCCGGATTAGGCGGCCTGATGAAACAGGCTCAACAAATGCAAGAAAACATGAAAAAGGCACAAGCCAAGCTGGCTGAAACCGAAGTTGAAGGTGAAGCAGGCAATGGTTTGGTGAAAGTTGTGATGACGTGTTCGCACGTTGTTCGCAAACTTGAAATCAGCCCTGATTTGATTCAAGAAGCCGCAGACGACAAAGAAATGCTGGAAGATTTGGTATTGGCCGCTATCAATGCCGCTTCTGAAAAAGCCGAAGAAACGACCAACAAAACCATGGGTGCATTTACCCAAGGCCTGCCGGCAGGCATGGGCGACTTCTTCCGTTGA